Proteins from a single region of Pongo abelii isolate AG06213 chromosome 17, NHGRI_mPonAbe1-v2.0_pri, whole genome shotgun sequence:
- the LOC129053745 gene encoding protein FRG2-like-2 isoform X2, with translation MGKGNEDADLHCSSIQCSTDQPPFQQISFTEKGSDEKKPFKGKGKTAFSHSSEKHTQRQGSEPNPNKENSEETKLKAGNSTAGSEPESSSYRENCRKRKISSKDSCQDRAGNCPEEECSLTLNKKSRSSTAVHNSEIQETCDVHHRGRSRVRTGRSERHRSRALGVQTPSLRKSLVTSVRAMSEAVYQDLAQVWAQQIHSPLTCEQRILLTQLRGTLCAQVQTLYSMATQAAYVFPAESWLVPATLPGPGYSALERETHPFPGQEITEPVSGSDKAKLGAP, from the exons atgggaaagggaaatgaagacGCCGATCTCCACTGCTCCTCCATCCAGTGCTCCACTGACCAGCCCCCTTTCCAGCAGATCTCCTTTACAGAAAAGGGCTCAGATGAGAAGAAACCATTCAAAGGAAAAGGCAAGACCGCCTTCTCCCATTCCAGTGAGAAGCACACACAAAGGCAAG GATCAGAGCCCAATCCAAACAAGGAGAATTCTGAGGAAACCAAGCTCAAGGCCGGGAACAGCACTGCTGGATCAG AACCAGAGTCCAGCTCATACCGGGAAaactgcaggaaaagaaaaatcagttccAAGGACAGCTGCCAAGACAGAGCAG GGAACTGTCCAGAAGAGGAGTGCAGCTTGACGTTGAATAAAAAATCAAGATCCTCCACCGCTGTGCACAACAGTGAAATCCAGGAGACCTGTGATGTCCACCATAGGGGACGTTCCAGGGTTCGCACTGGGCGCAGCGAGCGGCATAGATCTCGGGCCCTAGGAGTCCAAACACCGTCACTTCGAAAAAGCTTGGTGACCTCTGTGCGAGCTATGTCAGAGGCTGTTTATCAAGACCTAGCCCAGGTGTGGGCACAGCAGATCCATTCTCCACTGACCTGTGAGCAGCGGATACTGCTCACTCAGCTCCGGGGGACTCTGTGTGCCCAGGTGCAGACCTTGTATTCCATGGCCACCCAGGCAGCTTATGTCTTCCCTGCTGAGAGCTGGCTTGTCCCAGCCACACTGCCTGGTCCTGGGTATTCAGCCTTGGAGAGAGAAACCCATCCCTTCCCTGGGCAGGAGATAACTGAGCCTGTCAGTGGATCAGATAAGGCTAAGCTGGGAGCACCCTGA
- the LOC129053745 gene encoding protein FRG2-like-2 isoform X1, with protein MGKGNEDADLHCSSIQCSTDQPPFQQISFTEKGSDEKKPFKGKGKTAFSHSSEKHTQRQAGSEPNPNKENSEETKLKAGNSTAGSEPESSSYRENCRKRKISSKDSCQDRAGNCPEEECSLTLNKKSRSSTAVHNSEIQETCDVHHRGRSRVRTGRSERHRSRALGVQTPSLRKSLVTSVRAMSEAVYQDLAQVWAQQIHSPLTCEQRILLTQLRGTLCAQVQTLYSMATQAAYVFPAESWLVPATLPGPGYSALERETHPFPGQEITEPVSGSDKAKLGAP; from the exons atgggaaagggaaatgaagacGCCGATCTCCACTGCTCCTCCATCCAGTGCTCCACTGACCAGCCCCCTTTCCAGCAGATCTCCTTTACAGAAAAGGGCTCAGATGAGAAGAAACCATTCAAAGGAAAAGGCAAGACCGCCTTCTCCCATTCCAGTGAGAAGCACACACAAAGGCAAG CAGGATCAGAGCCCAATCCAAACAAGGAGAATTCTGAGGAAACCAAGCTCAAGGCCGGGAACAGCACTGCTGGATCAG AACCAGAGTCCAGCTCATACCGGGAAaactgcaggaaaagaaaaatcagttccAAGGACAGCTGCCAAGACAGAGCAG GGAACTGTCCAGAAGAGGAGTGCAGCTTGACGTTGAATAAAAAATCAAGATCCTCCACCGCTGTGCACAACAGTGAAATCCAGGAGACCTGTGATGTCCACCATAGGGGACGTTCCAGGGTTCGCACTGGGCGCAGCGAGCGGCATAGATCTCGGGCCCTAGGAGTCCAAACACCGTCACTTCGAAAAAGCTTGGTGACCTCTGTGCGAGCTATGTCAGAGGCTGTTTATCAAGACCTAGCCCAGGTGTGGGCACAGCAGATCCATTCTCCACTGACCTGTGAGCAGCGGATACTGCTCACTCAGCTCCGGGGGACTCTGTGTGCCCAGGTGCAGACCTTGTATTCCATGGCCACCCAGGCAGCTTATGTCTTCCCTGCTGAGAGCTGGCTTGTCCCAGCCACACTGCCTGGTCCTGGGTATTCAGCCTTGGAGAGAGAAACCCATCCCTTCCCTGGGCAGGAGATAACTGAGCCTGTCAGTGGATCAGATAAGGCTAAGCTGGGAGCACCCTGA